A DNA window from Fragaria vesca subsp. vesca linkage group LG3, FraVesHawaii_1.0, whole genome shotgun sequence contains the following coding sequences:
- the LOC101296556 gene encoding uncharacterized protein LOC101296556 — protein MASSSVPCNQWIKANIMFYFHGAKGGNFAIVSDENLHINVQFIGTRPEGRTRDFTWIQAIAIMFDSHTLVIGAKRVFKWDDKVDALMVKWNGESVDIPEYGGAEWVRSIGEKEDRHHYHIPADDTFAHLETQFTFSNLSDLVEGVLGKTYRPGYVSRVKRGVPMPLMGGEDKYKTPSLFSPLCKVCSFQTTARQSGGLAITTGVVA, from the exons ATGGCCTCTAGTTCAG TTCCTTGTAATCAATGGATCAAGGCTAACATTATGTTCTACTTCCATGGAGCCAAGGGAGGAAACTTTGCCATTGTCTCAGACGAAAACCTCCACATCAACGTACAATTCATCGGGACTCGACCAGAAGGAAGGACTCGTGACTTCACATGGATTCAAGCCATCGCAATCATGTTCGACAGTCACACCCTTGTTATTGGAGCAAAGAGGGTTTTCAAGTGGGACGACAAAGTTGATGCTCTCATGGTGAAGTGGAATGGTGAGTCAGTTGACATTCCTGAATATGGAGGGGCTGAATG GGTTAGGTCTATTGGAGAAAAGGAAGACAGGCATCACTACCATATACCAGCTGATGATACTTTTGCTCACTTGGAGACACAGTTCACATTTTCAAATTTGTCTGATCTCGTGGAAGGAGTTCTAGGGAAGACTTACAGACCAGGATATGTTAGTCGAGTAAAGAGAGGAGTTCCAATGCCATTGATGGGTGGAGAGGATAAGTACAAAACCCCATCACTTTTTTCACCTCTCTGCAAGGTTTGTAGCTTTCAAACTACTGCTCGTCAATCTGGTGGGCTTGCAATTACAACTGGAGTGGTTGCATAA